One region of Kytococcus sedentarius DSM 20547 genomic DNA includes:
- a CDS encoding type 1 glutamine amidotransferase domain-containing protein: MISVLMVLSAATHWTLSDDSRHPTGVWAEEFISPHDVFTEAGWKITVATPGGRPAVIDPASLGTAGGLFPRTNGFQDCVDRLSPLLRKPLNLYGLDLADHDLVFYPGGYGSMEDLAQDAVAGAMLSERVATGGPVAFSCHGAAAALGATACMDISPFRGRVMTAFSNAEERLTRIAPRVPWMLEDRLRAAGVEYSRAILPFRPHVVADRTVYSGQNPQSSGHLARRVVADLSAQSPSRVAVRH, encoded by the coding sequence ATGATCTCCGTCCTGATGGTGCTGTCAGCGGCCACTCACTGGACCCTGTCCGACGACTCGCGTCACCCGACGGGGGTGTGGGCCGAGGAGTTCATCTCCCCCCACGACGTGTTCACAGAGGCCGGCTGGAAGATCACCGTGGCGACTCCCGGTGGGCGGCCGGCGGTCATCGACCCGGCCAGCCTCGGCACGGCGGGCGGGCTGTTCCCCCGCACCAACGGCTTCCAGGACTGCGTGGACCGGCTCTCACCGTTGCTGCGCAAGCCGCTGAACCTGTACGGGCTCGACCTGGCTGACCACGACCTGGTCTTCTACCCCGGTGGGTACGGGTCGATGGAGGACTTGGCCCAGGACGCGGTCGCGGGGGCGATGCTGTCCGAGCGTGTGGCCACCGGGGGGCCGGTGGCCTTCTCCTGCCACGGGGCGGCCGCGGCCCTGGGGGCTACAGCGTGCATGGACATCTCGCCCTTCCGGGGACGGGTGATGACGGCCTTCTCGAACGCCGAGGAGCGCTTGACCCGCATCGCGCCCCGGGTGCCGTGGATGCTCGAGGACCGCCTGCGTGCCGCGGGGGTGGAGTACAGCCGCGCGATCCTGCCGTTCCGGCCGCACGTGGTGGCCGACCGCACCGTCTACTCCGGGCAGAACCCGCAGTCCTCCGGCCACCTGGCGCGGCGGGTCGTGGCCGACCTGAGTGCCCAGTCACCCTCCCGGGTGGCCGTGCGGCACTGA
- a CDS encoding succinate dehydrogenase/fumarate reductase iron-sulfur subunit translates to MRITLKIWRQDGAGDAGRLVTYEVDGVTEDMSFLEMLDVLNEELTEAGEEPVAFESDCREGICGACGFMVNGVAHGPERTTLCQLHMRSFSDGDTLTLEPFRATAFPIVKDLVVDRSSYDRIIESGGYISVNTGAAVDANSTPVPKVAADRAFDAATCIGCGACAAACPNAAGMLFLGAKITHLGELPQGQPERDSRVINMTNQHDEEGFGGCTNIGECAAVCPKGIPLDVISQLNKDLRKAL, encoded by the coding sequence GTGAGAATCACACTGAAGATCTGGCGCCAGGACGGCGCAGGCGACGCGGGCCGTCTGGTCACCTACGAGGTGGACGGCGTGACTGAGGACATGTCCTTCCTCGAGATGCTCGACGTGCTGAACGAGGAACTGACCGAGGCCGGTGAGGAGCCGGTCGCGTTCGAGTCCGACTGCCGCGAGGGCATCTGCGGTGCCTGCGGCTTCATGGTCAACGGCGTCGCCCACGGCCCGGAGCGCACCACGCTGTGCCAGCTGCACATGCGCTCCTTCTCCGATGGGGACACGCTCACCCTGGAGCCCTTCCGGGCCACGGCGTTCCCGATCGTCAAGGACCTGGTGGTCGACCGCAGCTCCTACGACCGCATCATCGAGTCCGGCGGGTACATCTCCGTCAACACCGGTGCGGCCGTGGACGCGAACTCCACCCCGGTGCCGAAGGTGGCGGCCGACCGTGCGTTCGACGCGGCGACCTGCATCGGCTGTGGCGCCTGTGCGGCGGCCTGCCCGAACGCGGCGGGCATGCTCTTCCTGGGTGCGAAGATCACGCACCTGGGCGAGCTCCCGCAGGGTCAGCCCGAGCGCGACTCGCGCGTGATCAACATGACCAACCAGCACGACGAGGAGGGCTTCGGCGGCTGCACCAACATCGGTGAGTGTGCGGCGGTCTGTCCCAAGGGCATCCCGCTGGACGTCATCAGCCAGCTGAACAAGGACCTGCGCAAGGCCCTCTGA
- a CDS encoding PH domain-containing protein: MSTPPDSAPQLVVPSGRQEVAVLDEPRHRVSPKAPAYWRLWAWISLAITLVVCGTVLGLWWFFADAAPPWWAWTIAGLWVAADLVSLAVAPQIRYRVARWEATPDAMYTRTGWLNIERRMVPLARIQTVDVSRGPIMRHFGLTDVKVTTASSQGDIEIEALDDVNAQALLEELTRAAAAVRGDGT, translated from the coding sequence GTGAGTACTCCCCCCGACAGTGCCCCCCAGCTCGTCGTCCCGTCCGGCCGTCAGGAGGTGGCGGTGCTCGACGAGCCGCGCCACCGCGTCTCGCCCAAGGCCCCGGCATACTGGCGTCTCTGGGCGTGGATCTCGCTCGCCATCACGCTCGTGGTGTGCGGCACGGTCCTGGGCCTGTGGTGGTTCTTCGCCGACGCCGCCCCGCCGTGGTGGGCGTGGACCATCGCCGGACTGTGGGTGGCCGCGGACCTGGTCTCGCTCGCCGTCGCGCCGCAGATCCGTTACCGCGTCGCCCGGTGGGAGGCCACCCCGGACGCGATGTACACCCGCACCGGGTGGCTCAACATCGAGCGCCGGATGGTGCCGCTCGCCCGCATCCAGACGGTCGACGTCTCGCGGGGGCCGATCATGCGCCACTTCGGCCTGACGGACGTGAAGGTCACCACGGCGTCCTCCCAGGGTGACATCGAGATCGAGGCCCTCGACGACGTGAACGCCCAGGCGCTGCTCGAGGAGCTCACGCGTGCCGCGGCCGCCGTGCGGGGTGACGGCACGTGA
- a CDS encoding CueP family metal-binding protein, whose product MPCLRLSRRRNALAAVFVAILALVLAGCAITPSGPAPSSVSSQTSEREFLADHGLSGLDVRQVIERLDTMPVADRPTDLLASVQPEALVLTDDQERETRLRLPEDEVYISIAPYRDQTHDCYFHSLTTCLGELASEEVQVTLTGADGEVIIDEARQTYDNGFIGLWVPRDTEVTLTIEHEGQEANARISTMSDDDPTCITTMRLQ is encoded by the coding sequence ATGCCCTGCCTCCGTTTATCGCGACGCCGCAACGCCCTTGCAGCCGTCTTCGTTGCCATTCTGGCTCTCGTTCTTGCTGGATGTGCCATCACGCCGTCCGGCCCCGCACCGTCATCGGTCAGCAGCCAGACCAGCGAGCGCGAGTTCCTGGCAGATCACGGCCTATCCGGGCTGGATGTCAGGCAGGTCATCGAACGACTGGACACGATGCCCGTCGCTGACCGGCCGACCGATCTGCTCGCGTCGGTGCAGCCAGAGGCGCTCGTGCTCACCGACGATCAAGAGCGTGAGACGCGCCTGCGGTTGCCAGAGGATGAGGTCTACATCTCGATCGCCCCCTACCGGGACCAGACCCACGACTGCTACTTCCACAGCCTGACTACCTGCCTAGGTGAACTCGCTAGCGAAGAAGTTCAGGTCACGCTCACCGGTGCAGACGGTGAAGTGATCATCGATGAAGCGCGCCAGACTTACGACAACGGCTTCATCGGTCTCTGGGTGCCGCGCGACACCGAGGTGACCCTCACTATCGAGCACGAGGGTCAAGAGGCGAACGCAAGAATCTCAACGATGAGCGACGACGACCCCACTTGCATCACAACCATGCGGTTGCAGTGA
- a CDS encoding SGNH/GDSL hydrolase family protein produces MTTAAPLEGRIWQRYVALGDSFTEGLVDPTDDDPDAHHGWADRLAARLALRNAALTDAEGKPAPAPFGYANLALRGRLIEQVTGEQLDAGLALTPDLVSLSAGGNNYLRPRVNRDAVVDQIEDAVARIRETGADVLLITAPDISRTPVLKRVSPRFAEFTANVWGIAQRYDCHVADIWTLRALRDARMWAPDRIHFSTEGHRRIAQQAAWTLGLDVEGAAERQWNQPLPEVPPLTRWESLQANREWAALHLRPWVERRLTGRSSGDGLMPKRPTVDELDVQRLAENRDRI; encoded by the coding sequence ATGACCACCGCAGCACCGCTCGAGGGCCGCATCTGGCAGCGCTACGTCGCGCTGGGTGACTCGTTCACCGAGGGCCTGGTGGACCCCACCGACGACGATCCGGATGCCCACCACGGCTGGGCGGACCGGCTGGCCGCCCGCCTCGCGCTGCGCAATGCCGCCCTCACCGACGCCGAGGGCAAGCCCGCGCCGGCACCCTTCGGGTACGCGAACCTCGCCCTGCGGGGGCGGCTCATCGAGCAGGTCACCGGCGAGCAGCTCGATGCCGGTCTGGCCCTGACGCCGGACCTCGTCAGTCTCTCCGCGGGCGGCAACAACTACCTCCGCCCGCGGGTGAACCGGGATGCGGTGGTCGACCAGATCGAGGACGCCGTCGCCCGCATCCGTGAGACGGGGGCGGACGTCCTGCTCATCACCGCGCCGGACATCAGCCGCACTCCCGTGCTGAAGCGTGTGTCCCCGCGCTTCGCCGAGTTCACCGCGAACGTGTGGGGCATCGCCCAGCGCTACGACTGCCACGTCGCCGACATCTGGACCCTGCGCGCCCTGCGTGACGCCCGCATGTGGGCGCCGGACCGCATCCACTTCAGCACCGAGGGGCACCGCCGCATCGCCCAGCAGGCCGCGTGGACCCTGGGTTTGGACGTCGAGGGCGCCGCCGAGCGGCAATGGAACCAGCCACTGCCCGAGGTGCCGCCGCTCACCCGGTGGGAGTCGCTCCAGGCCAACCGCGAGTGGGCCGCACTGCACCTGCGGCCCTGGGTGGAGCGCCGGCTCACCGGCCGCTCGTCCGGCGACGGCCTGATGCCGAAGCGCCCCACCGTCGACGAGCTCGACGTGCAGCGCTTGGCGGAGAACCGCGACCGCATCTGA
- a CDS encoding fumarate reductase/succinate dehydrogenase flavoprotein subunit: protein MATLFGDNAPWKRKRDDRAVDADGDQQRGTAQSEAQTSSQGASDVSGPANASVDESEVGAARPADDRAVNKSGEHTNDPWTLGDPIADTKAPKGPIETRWQRRQFEATLVNPANRRKIDVIIVGTGLAGAAAGATLGEAGYNVKSFCYQDSPRRAHSIAAQGGINAAKNYKNDNDSVFRLFYDTVKGGDYRSRESNVYRLAEVSANIIDQCVAQGVPFAREYGGLLDNRSFGGVQVQRTFYARGQTGQQLLIGAYQALERQIGAGTVEMFNAHEMLELVVIDGKARGIIARNLRTGEIETHMADAVVLATGGYGNVFFLSTNAMGSNVTAAWRAHRKGAYFGNPCYTQIHPTCIPQSGEHQSKLTLMSESLRNDGRIWVPKDAADCDKDPRDIPEEARDYYLERIYPSFGNLVPRDIASRQAKNMCDDGRGVGPAIAETSPDGEERQVRRGVYLDFASAIERMGQEAVAAKYGNLFDMYERITGENPYEVPMRIYPAVHYTMGGLWVDYDLESTIPGLFVAGEANFSDHGGNRLGASALMQGLADGYFVLPNVINDYLAKQGHSEIDANHPEAVAAREEVEARVEKMLSINGTRTVDSIHRELGNIMWEYCGMERTDEGLRIAIEKIRELQNEFWTNVKVPGAAATLNQSLEKAGRVADFLELGELMCIDALQRTESAGGHFRAESQTEDGEALRDDEDFAYVAAWEYTGAGNSPILHKEELEYEFVEMKQRSYK from the coding sequence ATGGCAACACTCTTTGGAGACAACGCCCCCTGGAAGCGCAAGCGCGACGACCGCGCTGTGGACGCCGACGGGGACCAGCAGCGCGGTACCGCCCAGAGCGAGGCGCAGACCAGCTCGCAGGGCGCCTCGGACGTGAGCGGTCCCGCCAACGCGTCCGTGGACGAGTCCGAGGTCGGCGCCGCGCGCCCGGCCGACGACCGTGCGGTGAACAAGTCCGGTGAGCACACGAACGACCCGTGGACCCTGGGCGACCCGATCGCGGACACGAAGGCGCCCAAGGGCCCCATCGAGACCCGGTGGCAGCGTCGCCAGTTCGAGGCCACGCTGGTGAACCCCGCCAACCGCCGCAAGATCGACGTCATCATCGTCGGCACGGGCCTGGCCGGTGCCGCCGCGGGCGCGACGCTCGGCGAGGCCGGGTACAACGTGAAGTCCTTCTGCTACCAGGACTCGCCGCGCCGTGCGCACTCGATCGCCGCGCAGGGTGGCATCAACGCCGCCAAGAACTACAAGAACGACAACGACTCGGTCTTCCGCCTGTTCTACGACACGGTCAAGGGCGGCGACTACCGCTCCCGCGAGTCGAACGTGTACCGCCTCGCCGAGGTGAGCGCGAACATCATCGACCAGTGCGTGGCCCAGGGTGTGCCCTTCGCCCGCGAGTACGGCGGCCTGCTGGACAACCGCTCCTTCGGTGGCGTGCAGGTGCAGCGCACCTTCTACGCCCGTGGCCAGACGGGCCAGCAGCTGCTGATCGGCGCCTACCAGGCCCTGGAGCGCCAGATCGGCGCCGGCACCGTGGAGATGTTCAACGCCCACGAGATGCTGGAGCTCGTCGTCATCGACGGCAAGGCGCGCGGCATCATCGCCCGCAACCTGCGCACCGGTGAGATCGAGACCCACATGGCCGATGCGGTCGTCCTCGCCACCGGCGGGTACGGCAACGTCTTCTTCCTCTCCACGAACGCGATGGGGTCGAACGTCACCGCCGCGTGGCGTGCGCACCGCAAGGGCGCCTACTTCGGCAACCCCTGCTACACGCAGATCCACCCCACCTGCATCCCGCAGTCCGGCGAGCACCAGTCCAAGCTCACGCTGATGAGCGAGTCGTTGCGCAACGACGGCCGCATCTGGGTGCCGAAGGACGCGGCGGACTGCGACAAGGACCCGCGCGACATCCCGGAGGAGGCGCGCGACTACTACCTGGAGCGCATCTACCCCTCGTTCGGAAACCTCGTGCCGCGTGACATCGCGAGCCGCCAGGCCAAGAACATGTGCGACGACGGCCGTGGCGTGGGGCCGGCCATCGCCGAGACCTCGCCCGATGGCGAGGAGCGCCAGGTGCGCCGCGGCGTCTACCTGGACTTTGCCAGCGCGATCGAGCGCATGGGCCAGGAGGCCGTGGCCGCGAAGTACGGCAACCTCTTCGACATGTACGAGCGCATCACCGGGGAGAACCCCTACGAGGTGCCGATGCGCATCTACCCGGCCGTCCACTACACGATGGGTGGCCTCTGGGTGGACTACGACCTGGAGTCCACCATCCCGGGTCTGTTCGTGGCCGGTGAGGCGAACTTCTCCGACCACGGCGGCAACCGCCTCGGCGCCTCGGCGCTCATGCAGGGTCTGGCCGACGGCTACTTCGTGCTGCCGAACGTCATCAACGACTATCTGGCCAAGCAGGGGCACAGCGAGATCGACGCGAACCACCCCGAGGCCGTCGCGGCACGCGAGGAGGTCGAGGCGCGGGTGGAGAAGATGCTCAGCATCAACGGCACCCGTACCGTGGACTCCATCCACCGCGAGCTCGGCAACATCATGTGGGAGTACTGCGGCATGGAGCGGACCGATGAGGGTCTGCGCATCGCGATCGAGAAGATCCGCGAGCTGCAGAACGAGTTCTGGACCAACGTGAAGGTGCCCGGTGCGGCGGCCACGTTGAACCAGTCCTTGGAGAAGGCCGGCCGCGTGGCCGACTTTCTGGAGCTCGGTGAGCTCATGTGCATCGATGCGTTGCAGCGTACGGAGTCGGCCGGTGGCCACTTCCGGGCGGAGTCCCAGACCGAGGACGGTGAGGCCCTGCGTGATGACGAGGACTTCGCCTACGTGGCGGCCTGGGAGTACACCGGGGCGGGCAACTCCCCGATCCTGCACAAGGAAGAGCTCGAGTACGAATTCGTCGAGATGAAGCAGCGGAGCTACAAGTGA
- a CDS encoding PH domain-containing protein — MSTPMNWRAPQEEPHAGERTLGAQEPTGADAGEHGPAGTLTASDLPPTGGHPGDQPPADGDWKRQNPRMFLVYPFKALGSLLPLLLVLLFTQRGDGLFQLFSAGVAGVIAVVVSLVQYFTLRYRVGAETVQVRRGLFTKETKTARLERVRSIDVEGNLLMRLLDLRTITIGTGVDDGQVELEGIRTRDAEELREGLLRRSREVRAERGIDAGAQPGVAQPGVAPAGVTSGGAFPAGDEGALDGRDGPVVIGNGAPHEPPASEVPEQSLVRWDNRWLRFGPLGASGLVVAGVVAGGGAQFADDIARSDLGQRIGGQLVHQLQELGVLASIAALLAAGAVFSLLFSLAAYALGWWGLDVTRSGHGTLHVRRGLTTTRSATMEERKVRGVMVTEPWQQRWQKGASLSAIVTGAEGGSVEVLPTVPRDTAREVAVDVLSSGEDRPAPVGLFGMELVSHGPRALRRMTVSALLTTFWFGLLPAAVAVAVLRHFDVTDGLLDRGWWWLFAWTAFIAVVNLVPVYPAWRSLGHAVTEHHVVFRQGAILRNHLALETDGILSWNMAQSFFQRRLELCTLTATVAGGAEGYELPNVPVEDAVRLMRSASPELLWQFSRAA; from the coding sequence GTGAGCACGCCGATGAACTGGCGCGCGCCGCAGGAGGAGCCCCATGCGGGGGAGCGCACCCTGGGTGCGCAGGAGCCCACCGGCGCCGATGCGGGGGAGCACGGCCCCGCCGGGACGCTCACCGCATCGGACCTGCCGCCCACGGGCGGGCACCCGGGTGACCAGCCGCCGGCCGACGGCGACTGGAAGCGCCAGAACCCGCGGATGTTCCTGGTCTACCCGTTCAAGGCGCTGGGCTCCCTGCTCCCGCTGCTGCTCGTGCTGCTGTTCACCCAGCGCGGGGACGGCCTGTTCCAGCTGTTCAGCGCCGGTGTCGCCGGTGTGATCGCCGTCGTGGTGTCGCTGGTGCAGTACTTCACGCTGCGCTACCGCGTCGGGGCCGAGACGGTCCAGGTGCGTCGGGGACTGTTCACCAAGGAGACCAAGACCGCGCGCCTGGAGCGGGTGCGCTCGATCGACGTGGAGGGCAACCTCCTGATGCGCCTGCTCGACCTGCGCACCATCACGATCGGCACCGGGGTGGACGACGGGCAGGTGGAGCTCGAGGGCATCCGCACCCGCGACGCCGAGGAGCTGCGCGAGGGGTTGCTGCGCCGCTCGCGCGAGGTCCGCGCCGAGCGCGGGATCGATGCGGGGGCGCAGCCCGGCGTGGCGCAGCCCGGCGTGGCGCCGGCCGGCGTGACGTCCGGCGGTGCGTTCCCCGCGGGTGATGAGGGGGCCCTGGACGGGCGCGACGGCCCGGTCGTGATCGGGAACGGCGCGCCGCACGAGCCACCGGCGTCGGAGGTGCCCGAGCAGAGCCTGGTCCGCTGGGACAACCGGTGGCTGCGCTTCGGCCCCCTGGGGGCCAGCGGGCTCGTGGTGGCCGGTGTGGTGGCCGGTGGTGGGGCGCAGTTCGCCGACGACATCGCGCGCTCGGACCTCGGCCAGCGCATCGGTGGGCAGCTGGTGCACCAGCTGCAGGAGCTGGGCGTGCTCGCCAGCATCGCTGCGCTGCTCGCGGCCGGCGCGGTGTTCTCGCTGCTGTTCTCGCTGGCGGCCTACGCGCTGGGCTGGTGGGGCCTGGACGTGACCCGCTCGGGCCACGGCACCCTGCACGTGCGCCGGGGTCTGACCACCACCCGCTCGGCCACGATGGAGGAGCGCAAGGTGCGCGGCGTGATGGTCACCGAGCCGTGGCAGCAGCGTTGGCAGAAGGGGGCCTCGCTGAGCGCGATCGTGACTGGCGCCGAGGGCGGCAGTGTGGAGGTGCTGCCGACCGTGCCGCGCGACACCGCGCGCGAGGTCGCGGTGGACGTGCTCTCCAGCGGGGAGGACCGTCCGGCACCGGTGGGTCTGTTCGGCATGGAGCTGGTCTCGCACGGCCCGCGGGCCCTGCGGCGGATGACCGTCTCGGCCCTGCTGACCACCTTCTGGTTCGGTCTCCTGCCGGCGGCCGTGGCCGTGGCGGTGCTGCGTCACTTCGACGTGACCGACGGGCTGCTGGACCGCGGCTGGTGGTGGCTGTTCGCGTGGACGGCGTTCATCGCGGTGGTGAACTTGGTGCCGGTCTACCCGGCCTGGCGCTCGCTGGGGCACGCGGTCACCGAGCACCACGTGGTCTTCCGGCAGGGCGCGATCCTGCGCAACCACCTGGCGCTGGAGACCGACGGCATCCTGAGCTGGAACATGGCGCAGTCGTTCTTCCAACGGCGGTTGGAGTTGTGCACGCTGACCGCGACCGTGGCCGGCGGCGCCGAGGGCTACGAGCTGCCCAACGTGCCGGTCGAGGACGCGGTGCGGCTGATGCGGTCCGCCTCGCCGGAGCTGCTGTGGCAGTTCAGCCGCGCCGCCTGA
- a CDS encoding dolichyl-phosphate-mannose--protein mannosyltransferase encodes MPPSSGAAVPAAPDLEQQLNEDLLGPLARRGAIARRIRMWAWIGPLLCMVLGGGLRVWDLHEPHQLVFDETYYVKQAWSLAEWGYERDKPDGMEEPDEHFTTGNWETVYVDEADFVVHPPVGKWVIAAGEVAFGIESSFGWRVGVWVLGTLSILIIGRVAWELFGSATLATLASFLAMLEGHHFVHSRTGLLDIVLMFFVLVGFWMLLLDRTASRRVLARKVAALYDGDAWRWGVRRPVVGMVLGPWLGLRPWRWAAGISLGLAAGVKWSGLYALAAFGLMTVLWDVMARKRAGVSQPWAAGLVLRDGPFAFVAVCGAALVAYTASWVGWFRSSGGYLRQWAVENPGEGVQWLPAPLRSLWEYHVRIYEFHLGLTSDHTYRSSPWSWPLQLRPTSFFYESKGLGEAGCEVEKCSKAINSVGSVSIWWAATLAFFVLLFWWASQRDWRAGAIVVGILSGWLPWLPVQHRTIYQFYSIAFEPFMVLAVVFVIGLALRHRWGIWAVGTYLVLVVLNFWYFWPVWTAQVIPYSEWRDRMWFASWI; translated from the coding sequence ATGCCTCCCTCCTCCGGTGCCGCCGTGCCGGCTGCCCCGGACCTCGAGCAGCAGCTGAACGAGGACCTGCTCGGCCCCCTCGCACGACGCGGGGCGATCGCGCGCCGCATCCGCATGTGGGCCTGGATCGGCCCCCTGCTGTGCATGGTGCTCGGCGGCGGGTTGCGGGTGTGGGACCTGCACGAGCCCCACCAGCTGGTCTTCGACGAGACCTACTACGTCAAGCAAGCGTGGTCGCTGGCCGAGTGGGGCTACGAGCGCGACAAGCCCGACGGCATGGAGGAGCCCGACGAGCACTTCACCACCGGCAACTGGGAGACGGTCTACGTCGACGAGGCCGACTTCGTGGTGCACCCCCCGGTCGGCAAGTGGGTGATCGCCGCCGGCGAGGTGGCCTTCGGCATCGAGTCCTCCTTCGGGTGGCGCGTGGGCGTGTGGGTGCTGGGCACGCTGTCCATCCTGATCATCGGGCGCGTGGCCTGGGAGCTGTTCGGCTCGGCCACGCTGGCGACGCTCGCCTCCTTCCTGGCGATGCTGGAGGGGCACCACTTCGTCCACAGCCGCACCGGGCTGCTCGACATCGTGCTCATGTTCTTCGTGCTGGTGGGCTTCTGGATGCTGCTGCTGGACCGCACCGCATCGCGCCGCGTGCTCGCGCGCAAGGTGGCCGCCCTGTACGACGGCGACGCCTGGCGATGGGGGGTGCGTCGCCCCGTCGTGGGGATGGTGCTGGGGCCCTGGCTGGGCCTGCGCCCGTGGCGGTGGGCGGCCGGCATCAGCCTGGGGCTGGCCGCGGGGGTGAAGTGGTCCGGTCTGTACGCCCTGGCGGCCTTCGGCCTCATGACCGTGCTCTGGGACGTCATGGCGCGCAAGCGCGCCGGGGTGTCGCAGCCATGGGCCGCGGGCCTGGTGCTGCGGGACGGGCCGTTCGCGTTCGTCGCGGTCTGCGGCGCCGCCCTGGTGGCGTACACCGCATCGTGGGTGGGGTGGTTCCGGAGCTCCGGGGGGTACCTGCGGCAGTGGGCGGTGGAGAACCCCGGCGAGGGCGTGCAGTGGCTGCCGGCGCCCTTGCGCTCGCTGTGGGAGTACCACGTGCGGATATACGAGTTCCACCTCGGGCTGACCAGTGACCACACCTACCGGTCGAGCCCCTGGAGCTGGCCGCTGCAGCTGCGGCCGACCTCCTTCTTCTACGAGTCCAAGGGGCTCGGGGAGGCCGGGTGCGAGGTGGAGAAGTGCTCCAAGGCCATCAACTCGGTGGGCTCGGTCTCGATCTGGTGGGCCGCGACCCTGGCCTTCTTCGTGCTGCTCTTCTGGTGGGCCTCGCAGCGGGACTGGCGGGCCGGCGCCATCGTGGTGGGGATCCTGTCCGGGTGGCTGCCGTGGCTGCCGGTGCAGCACCGCACGATCTACCAGTTCTACTCGATCGCCTTCGAGCCGTTCATGGTGCTGGCGGTGGTGTTCGTCATCGGGTTGGCACTGCGGCACCGGTGGGGCATCTGGGCCGTGGGCACCTACCTGGTGCTGGTGGTGCTGAACTTCTGGTACTTCTGGCCCGTCTGGACCGCGCAGGTGATCCCGTACTCCGAGTGGCGCGACCGGATGTGGTTCGCCAGCTGGATCTGA
- a CDS encoding succinate dehydrogenase cytochrome b subunit has translation MAPDNAAPTKRSATTTTIWNKILMAVTGLIFIVFVLGHMLGNLKILQSHEAFDTYAHQLRVLGEPILPYEGALWIIRIVLVLAVLAHALIALKLWGRARKARGTRYAVHKAVTSTWASRTMRWGGIALLLFVIFHILHFTTKHIHPQGQLASPAANYVESFEIWWVLLIYVVAMIALGLHIFHGTFSAAQTLGFTTTKNSPALRTTGAVIAALVVIGFLVPPFAVFFDLVN, from the coding sequence GTGGCACCTGACAACGCGGCTCCGACAAAGCGGTCGGCCACCACCACGACGATCTGGAACAAGATCCTCATGGCGGTCACCGGCCTGATCTTCATCGTCTTCGTGCTTGGGCACATGCTGGGGAACCTCAAGATCCTCCAGTCCCACGAGGCGTTCGACACCTACGCGCACCAACTGCGCGTCCTGGGGGAGCCGATCCTCCCCTACGAGGGCGCCCTGTGGATCATCCGCATCGTCCTGGTGTTGGCAGTCCTCGCCCACGCGCTGATCGCGCTCAAGCTGTGGGGCCGCGCCCGGAAGGCACGGGGCACGCGCTACGCGGTGCACAAGGCCGTGACCTCCACCTGGGCCTCGCGGACGATGCGGTGGGGCGGCATCGCGCTGCTGCTGTTCGTGATCTTCCACATCCTGCACTTCACGACCAAGCACATCCACCCGCAGGGCCAGCTGGCCAGCCCGGCGGCCAACTACGTGGAGAGCTTCGAGATCTGGTGGGTGCTGCTGATCTACGTGGTCGCGATGATCGCGCTGGGGCTGCACATCTTCCACGGCACCTTCTCCGCCGCGCAGACCCTCGGCTTCACGACCACCAAGAACAGCCCGGCGCTGCGGACCACGGGCGCGGTGATCGCCGCCCTCGTGGTGATCGGCTTCCTCGTGCCGCCGTTCGCGGTGTTCTTCGACCTCGTCAACTGA
- a CDS encoding DUF305 domain-containing protein produces the protein MEDWGVDPAEQQTGDMDHGDGMISEDDLPTLEASNGTEASRLFLERMILHHEGAVETARTHVDDASNTDAVELAQTVIDAQTTEIQEMEDLLADL, from the coding sequence CTGGAGGATTGGGGCGTCGATCCCGCCGAGCAGCAGACGGGCGACATGGATCACGGAGACGGTATGATAAGCGAGGATGACCTGCCCACCCTCGAAGCATCCAACGGGACCGAAGCGTCTCGACTGTTCCTTGAGCGGATGATCCTCCATCATGAGGGAGCCGTCGAGACGGCCCGGACCCACGTCGATGACGCTAGCAACACCGATGCCGTCGAGCTCGCGCAGACAGTCATCGATGCGCAAACGACCGAGATCCAGGAGATGGAAGACCTCCTGGCCGATCTCTAG
- a CDS encoding DUF2277 domain-containing protein: MCRNIRTLHNFEPPATDEEVRAAALQYVRKIAGTRDPSQANREAFDQAVEEITAATQRLLDGLTTSAPPKDREEEAAKARARAQKRYGAV, from the coding sequence ATGTGCCGCAACATCCGGACCCTGCACAACTTCGAGCCGCCGGCCACCGACGAGGAGGTCCGGGCCGCTGCGCTGCAGTACGTGCGCAAGATCGCGGGTACCCGGGACCCCTCGCAGGCGAACCGGGAGGCCTTCGACCAGGCGGTGGAGGAGATCACGGCAGCCACCCAGCGCCTGCTGGACGGACTGACCACCTCGGCGCCGCCGAAGGACCGCGAGGAGGAGGCAGCCAAGGCCCGGGCGCGTGCCCAGAAACGTTACGGTGCAGTCTGA